Proteins found in one Herbiconiux sp. A18JL235 genomic segment:
- a CDS encoding aspartate aminotransferase family protein, whose protein sequence is MSVEEEGTEKQRLTRELDQAHVFHSWSAQGALNPMVIAGGLGATVWDFEGREYLDFSSQLVNTNIGHQHPAVVAAIKEQADVLTTVAPAHANLTRGKAAQKILEKAGSSFSKVFFTNGGADANENAIRMARLHTGRDKVLSTYRSYHGNTGAAVVATGDWRRVPNEYSRGHVHFFGPFSYRSEFWAESPEQESERALHHLRRVIQAEGPASIAAILLETVPGTAGVIVPPPGYLAGVRALADEYGIVLIFDEVMAGFGRTGGWFAFQSLAEDGVVVQPDLITFAKGVNSGYVPAGGVIISPSIAEQFDDAVFPGGLTYSGHPLAMAAIVGTIDAMEAEGIVANAERIGREKLAPGLAALAGKYELIGEVRGLGVFWALDLVTDRETREPVPASVVGALKSALLERGLLPFFADNRLHVVPPCVVTDDEVDRALAIYDEAFASLAS, encoded by the coding sequence ATGAGTGTTGAAGAAGAAGGTACGGAGAAGCAGCGGCTGACGCGGGAGTTGGATCAGGCGCATGTGTTTCATTCGTGGTCGGCGCAGGGGGCGTTGAACCCGATGGTGATCGCCGGAGGGCTCGGCGCGACCGTGTGGGACTTCGAGGGGAGGGAGTACCTCGACTTCTCGTCGCAGCTGGTGAACACCAACATCGGGCATCAGCATCCGGCGGTGGTCGCCGCGATCAAGGAGCAGGCCGACGTGCTGACGACGGTCGCCCCGGCCCACGCGAACCTCACGCGGGGGAAGGCTGCTCAGAAGATCCTCGAGAAGGCGGGCAGCTCGTTCTCGAAGGTGTTCTTCACCAACGGCGGCGCCGACGCCAACGAGAACGCCATCAGGATGGCGCGGCTGCACACCGGTCGCGACAAGGTGCTCTCGACCTACCGCTCCTACCACGGCAACACCGGGGCGGCTGTCGTCGCCACCGGCGACTGGCGTCGGGTGCCGAACGAGTACTCGCGCGGGCACGTGCACTTCTTCGGGCCGTTCTCCTACCGCTCCGAGTTCTGGGCGGAGAGCCCAGAGCAGGAGAGCGAGCGCGCGCTGCACCACCTGCGCCGGGTGATCCAGGCCGAGGGGCCCGCCTCCATCGCCGCCATCCTCCTCGAGACCGTCCCGGGCACCGCGGGCGTCATCGTGCCCCCGCCCGGCTACCTCGCCGGGGTGCGGGCGCTCGCCGACGAGTACGGCATCGTGCTCATCTTCGACGAGGTGATGGCCGGGTTCGGCCGCACCGGCGGCTGGTTCGCCTTCCAGTCGCTCGCCGAGGACGGCGTCGTCGTGCAGCCCGACCTCATCACCTTCGCCAAGGGCGTGAACTCCGGCTACGTGCCGGCCGGCGGGGTCATCATCTCCCCGTCCATCGCCGAGCAGTTCGACGACGCCGTCTTCCCCGGCGGCCTCACCTACTCCGGCCACCCACTCGCCATGGCCGCCATCGTGGGCACGATCGACGCCATGGAGGCGGAGGGCATCGTCGCGAACGCCGAGCGCATCGGGCGCGAGAAGCTCGCCCCTGGCCTCGCCGCGCTCGCCGGGAAGTACGAGCTCATCGGCGAGGTGCGCGGGCTCGGGGTGTTCTGGGCGCTCGACCTGGTCACCGATCGCGAGACCCGCGAGCCGGTTCCCGCATCCGTCGTCGGAGCGCTGAAGTCGGCGCTGCTCGAGCGCGGGCTGCTGCCGTTCTTCGCCGACAACCGGCTGCACGTGGTGCCGCCCTGCGTCGTCACCGACGACGAGGTCGACCGCGCGCTGGCGATCTACGACGAGGCGTTCGCCTCGCTCGCCTCGTAG
- a CDS encoding LysR family transcriptional regulator: MDVRRLELLRELAERGSITEVAKATHRTPSAVSQQLRVLEREAGLPLTEKSGRGIVLTDAGRALARSATDVAVAIEHANALWDEFRNDPTGEVSLASFPTGGQMLLPGVLHRLDEVGGLTLHCSDRDLESDDFPSITADFDIVLAHTPTPAATNWASREVVMVKLMTEPLDIALPPGHPLAAKDLLDPEDLIGERWIGVPWGYPFERTIHEISAAAGAPMNIVQRFGDTRVTEAFVAAGLGIAILPCYTAGGAYRSEIVLRNLRGVVAERHIFALMRPDRAERLAVRTVIDALRAEAAAVVAANAHRNPPAAAPADPPRATPTPSGDGRIS, translated from the coding sequence ATGGATGTGAGACGGCTCGAGCTGCTGCGCGAACTCGCCGAGCGGGGGAGCATCACCGAGGTCGCCAAGGCGACCCACCGCACCCCGTCGGCGGTGTCGCAGCAGCTGCGCGTGCTCGAGCGCGAGGCCGGTCTGCCGCTCACCGAGAAGTCGGGGCGCGGCATCGTGCTCACCGACGCCGGCCGGGCCCTGGCGAGGAGCGCCACCGACGTGGCCGTGGCCATCGAGCACGCGAACGCGCTCTGGGACGAATTCCGCAACGACCCGACGGGAGAGGTGTCGCTGGCCTCGTTCCCGACCGGCGGGCAGATGCTCCTGCCCGGGGTGCTGCACCGGCTCGACGAGGTGGGCGGGCTCACGCTGCACTGCTCCGACCGCGACCTCGAGAGCGACGACTTCCCCTCCATCACCGCCGACTTCGACATCGTGCTGGCCCATACGCCCACCCCGGCCGCCACCAATTGGGCCAGCCGCGAGGTGGTGATGGTGAAGCTCATGACCGAGCCGCTCGACATCGCCCTGCCGCCCGGGCACCCGCTCGCGGCGAAAGACCTGCTCGACCCCGAAGACCTCATCGGTGAGCGCTGGATCGGGGTTCCCTGGGGGTACCCGTTCGAGCGCACCATCCACGAGATCTCGGCGGCGGCCGGCGCCCCCATGAACATCGTGCAGCGCTTCGGCGACACCCGCGTGACCGAGGCCTTCGTGGCCGCGGGGCTCGGCATCGCCATCCTGCCCTGCTACACGGCCGGCGGCGCCTATCGCAGCGAGATCGTGCTGCGGAACCTGCGCGGCGTGGTCGCCGAGCGGCACATCTTCGCCCTCATGCGCCCCGACCGCGCCGAGCGGCTCGCGGTGCGCACCGTCATCGACGCGCTGCGGGCGGAGGCGGCTGCGGTCGTCGCGGCGAACGCCCACCGCAACCCACCCGCCGCGGCGCCCGCCGACCCACCCCGAGCGACGCCGACCCCCTCGGGCGACGGTAGGATCTCGTAG
- a CDS encoding DUF177 domain-containing protein — MREHSFDIPVTEKLGEGLIAVKAGEELHVELRLESVHEGILVTAEVEAEADGECGRCLREIRQPVEVEFQELFAYSSDEAFDHEVHDDHVDLEPLIRDSVVLSLPFQPVCTPDCPGLDPVTGERLADHPVAPVAQPIDPRWSALAGLRGSEGGGAEQAEASEDTDTEGN; from the coding sequence ATGCGCGAGCACTCCTTCGACATCCCGGTCACCGAGAAGCTCGGCGAGGGCCTCATCGCCGTGAAGGCGGGTGAGGAGCTGCATGTCGAGCTCCGGCTCGAGTCGGTGCACGAGGGCATCCTGGTGACCGCCGAGGTCGAGGCGGAGGCCGACGGCGAGTGCGGTCGGTGCCTCCGGGAGATCCGTCAGCCTGTCGAAGTCGAATTCCAGGAGCTTTTCGCGTATTCTTCTGACGAAGCTTTCGATCACGAGGTTCACGACGACCATGTCGATCTCGAACCTCTGATCAGGGACTCGGTGGTGCTGTCACTGCCGTTCCAGCCGGTGTGCACGCCGGATTGCCCGGGCCTCGACCCCGTGACGGGGGAGAGACTGGCCGATCATCCGGTAGCCCCTGTTGCCCAGCCGATCGATCCGAGATGGTCGGCGCTGGCCGGCCTGCGCGGGTCGGAAGGCGGCGGGGCCGAGCAGGCGGAGGCTTCCGAAGACACGGACACCGAAGGCAACTAG
- the rpmF gene encoding 50S ribosomal protein L32, translated as MAVPKRKKSRSNTHARRSQWKAEVPTLVKTVENGKTTYSLPHRAKVVEDSAGTPLFMEYKGRKVADV; from the coding sequence ATGGCTGTTCCGAAGCGGAAGAAGTCACGTTCCAACACCCACGCGCGTCGTTCGCAGTGGAAGGCCGAGGTCCCCACCCTCGTCAAGACCGTCGAGAACGGCAAGACCACCTACAGCCTTCCCCACCGCGCGAAGGTCGTCGAAGACTCCGCCGGCACCCCGCTCTTCATGGAGTACAAGGGCCGTAAGGTCGCCGACGTCTAA
- the rnc gene encoding ribonuclease III — MSSDAEGDRSHLLATLQIELSPELLDLALTHRSYAYEHGNVPTNERLEFLGDSILGQAVTVMLYTTYTSLDEGELAKRRAALVSTVALAEIARTVGLGGYLKLGRGEELTGGRDKASILADTVEAIIGATYLDQGPEVATALVLRLVMPLADDPGRFGISMDPKTALQERAAQRGYQSPVYAMQESGPDHQKSFRATVSLTPAAGSAGAAAARRRGVVAAEGAGSSKKQAEMAAAASAFLLLGDG, encoded by the coding sequence ATGTCTTCTGACGCTGAAGGAGACCGGTCGCACCTTTTGGCGACCCTGCAGATCGAGCTCTCGCCCGAGCTGCTCGACCTCGCACTCACCCACCGGTCGTACGCCTACGAGCACGGCAACGTGCCCACCAACGAGCGACTCGAGTTCCTCGGCGACTCCATCCTCGGCCAGGCCGTCACGGTGATGCTCTACACCACCTACACGAGCCTCGACGAGGGCGAGCTGGCCAAGCGCCGTGCCGCACTCGTGAGCACGGTGGCGCTCGCCGAGATCGCCCGCACGGTCGGGCTCGGTGGTTACCTCAAGCTCGGCCGGGGAGAAGAGCTCACCGGGGGTCGGGACAAGGCCTCCATCCTCGCCGACACCGTCGAGGCGATCATCGGCGCCACCTACCTCGACCAGGGGCCCGAGGTCGCCACCGCACTGGTGCTGCGGCTCGTGATGCCCCTCGCCGACGACCCGGGTCGTTTCGGCATCTCGATGGACCCGAAGACCGCCCTGCAGGAGCGCGCGGCGCAGCGCGGGTACCAGTCGCCGGTCTACGCGATGCAGGAGTCGGGCCCCGACCACCAGAAGAGCTTCCGGGCGACGGTGTCGTTGACACCCGCAGCAGGCTCGGCCGGTGCCGCCGCCGCCCGGCGCCGCGGCGTCGTGGCGGCCGAGGGCGCCGGGTCGAGCAAGAAGCAGGCCGAGATGGCCGCGGCTGCGTCGGCGTTCCTCCTGCTCGGCGACGGCTGA
- a CDS encoding Fpg/Nei family DNA glycosylase, with protein MPELPEVEVVRAGLEPAVTGAVIGAVEVFDRRSLKRHSPVEGDFEALLGGERMLAAVRRGKFLWFPLSSGRALVTHLGMSGQVLLRTPGVEEDGLLRIRLGIEHPVHGEFWVNFVDQRIFGSMAVDRMLPTPDGAPGGFAGAAGALAADSAADSADSTSDSGGALDWLATVPSQVAHIARDPLDPAFDDRAFLAALARKRTGIKRALLDQTLVSGIGNIYADESLWAARVHYEHPADRLPRARARQLLAEVRLVLERALAEGGTSFDAQYVNVNGASGYFSHSLNVYGRQGKPCPRCGTLIVRESFMNRGSHFCPRCQRRARVPAAG; from the coding sequence GTGCCCGAGCTCCCCGAGGTTGAGGTGGTCAGGGCGGGCCTCGAGCCCGCCGTCACCGGCGCCGTCATCGGCGCCGTCGAGGTGTTCGACCGCCGGTCGCTGAAGCGCCACAGCCCCGTCGAGGGCGACTTCGAGGCGCTCCTCGGCGGAGAACGGATGCTCGCTGCCGTGCGCCGCGGCAAGTTCCTGTGGTTCCCGCTCTCGTCAGGGCGGGCGCTCGTCACGCACCTCGGCATGAGCGGGCAGGTGCTGCTGCGCACACCGGGCGTCGAAGAAGACGGCCTGCTCCGCATCCGGCTCGGCATCGAGCATCCGGTGCACGGCGAGTTCTGGGTGAACTTCGTCGACCAGCGCATCTTCGGCTCGATGGCCGTCGACCGGATGCTGCCGACACCCGACGGCGCCCCCGGCGGTTTCGCGGGGGCGGCCGGTGCGCTCGCCGCCGACTCCGCCGCCGACTCCGCCGACTCGACCTCTGACTCCGGCGGGGCGCTCGACTGGCTGGCGACGGTGCCGTCGCAGGTGGCGCACATCGCGCGCGATCCGCTCGACCCCGCGTTCGACGACCGCGCGTTCCTCGCGGCCCTCGCCCGCAAGCGCACCGGCATCAAGCGCGCGCTGCTCGACCAGACCCTCGTGAGCGGCATCGGCAACATCTACGCCGACGAATCGCTCTGGGCGGCGCGTGTGCACTACGAGCATCCCGCCGACCGGCTGCCGCGGGCCAGGGCTCGGCAGCTTCTCGCCGAAGTGCGGCTGGTGCTCGAGCGGGCCCTCGCCGAGGGCGGCACGAGCTTCGACGCGCAGTACGTGAACGTGAACGGCGCCTCGGGCTACTTCTCGCACAGCCTCAACGTCTACGGCCGCCAGGGCAAGCCCTGCCCGCGCTGCGGCACCCTCATCGTGCGCGAGTCGTTCATGAACCGCGGCTCGCACTTCTGCCCCCGCTGTCAGCGCCGGGCGCGGGTGCCGGCGGCCGGCTGA
- a CDS encoding YoaK family protein, which translates to MLTKLRAKRDNLHLALMLALTFSTGVVDAVGYLGLDKVFAGNMTGNVVILGMALAGADDLPWVGPLLALFAFMFGAVIGGRVLRPVKAGWTTRTTWLFLVVGIVLTALTVTLFITQGKPPQPWELLITFFLAAAMGLQAATARHIAVKDVTTVVVTSTITGFAADSRLAGGKGQPWFRRAAAIVLIAAGAGVGALLLLLGIAWGVAGAALITLIAALLGHIAAHVKYPVADPA; encoded by the coding sequence GTGCTCACGAAACTCCGCGCCAAGCGCGACAACCTCCACCTCGCGCTCATGCTCGCGCTCACCTTCTCGACCGGAGTGGTCGACGCGGTGGGGTACCTGGGTCTCGACAAGGTGTTCGCGGGCAACATGACCGGCAACGTCGTCATCCTGGGCATGGCCCTCGCCGGCGCCGACGATCTCCCCTGGGTCGGCCCGCTGCTCGCCCTGTTCGCATTCATGTTCGGCGCCGTCATCGGTGGCCGGGTGCTGCGCCCGGTGAAGGCAGGCTGGACCACCCGCACCACGTGGCTCTTCCTCGTGGTGGGGATCGTGCTGACCGCGTTGACGGTGACGCTGTTCATCACCCAGGGCAAGCCGCCGCAGCCGTGGGAGCTGCTGATCACCTTCTTCCTCGCCGCCGCGATGGGTCTCCAGGCCGCCACCGCCCGCCACATCGCGGTGAAGGACGTGACCACGGTGGTGGTCACCTCCACCATCACGGGCTTCGCCGCCGACTCGCGACTGGCGGGCGGGAAGGGTCAGCCGTGGTTCCGTCGCGCGGCGGCCATCGTGCTGATCGCCGCGGGTGCCGGCGTCGGTGCCCTGCTGCTTCTCCTCGGCATCGCGTGGGGTGTCGCCGGCGCGGCCCTCATTACGCTGATCGCCGCTCTCCTCGGCCACATCGCCGCCCACGTCAAGTACCCGGTCGCCGACCCCGCGTAG
- a CDS encoding acetamidase/formamidase family protein has product MSMTAALQPGAGEIRATEYLAATRDHVVWGRLPCAADRPVLEIDPGTEVTIDTISHEGLLEDQGRDPRAFFAAQGVDSSFVLDDAIALAGSDYPRTPADGPHVVTGPIGIRGARPGDLLKMTVVETTPRVPYGVISNRHGKGALVGELPAAEANVSIFAELQHTLDGLQVGALPLVPGGEPLVRFPLRPFLGIMGVAVAGDVRPHSVPPGAHGGNIDINLLTVGSSLYLPVQVPGALAYVGDPHFAQGDGEVALTAMEASLRVTVRFDLVPQDEAVASFGELVGPMAETSEFLVPTGMDEDLDVAVQNCVRAALALLEARYGMDRALAYAYLSAATDFDISQVVDIVKGVHARVRVADFAGVAAGVKHRG; this is encoded by the coding sequence ATGTCGATGACAGCTGCCCTCCAGCCCGGCGCGGGAGAGATCCGCGCCACCGAGTACCTCGCCGCGACCCGCGATCACGTCGTCTGGGGCCGGCTGCCCTGCGCCGCCGACCGGCCCGTCCTCGAGATCGACCCGGGCACCGAGGTGACCATCGACACCATCAGCCACGAGGGACTGCTCGAAGACCAGGGTCGCGACCCGCGCGCCTTCTTCGCCGCCCAGGGCGTCGACAGCTCGTTCGTGCTCGACGACGCGATCGCGCTGGCCGGCTCCGACTATCCGCGCACGCCCGCCGACGGACCGCACGTCGTGACCGGGCCGATCGGCATCCGTGGGGCCCGGCCGGGCGACCTGCTCAAGATGACCGTCGTCGAGACCACCCCCCGCGTGCCCTACGGCGTCATCTCGAACCGGCACGGCAAGGGCGCCCTGGTGGGGGAGCTACCGGCGGCCGAGGCGAACGTGAGCATCTTCGCCGAGCTGCAGCACACGCTCGACGGGCTCCAGGTCGGGGCGCTGCCGCTCGTTCCCGGCGGCGAGCCGCTGGTGCGGTTCCCGCTGCGGCCGTTCCTCGGCATCATGGGCGTGGCGGTGGCAGGTGACGTGCGGCCGCACTCGGTGCCGCCGGGGGCGCACGGTGGCAACATCGACATCAACCTGCTCACGGTCGGCTCGTCGCTCTACCTGCCCGTGCAAGTGCCCGGGGCGCTCGCCTACGTGGGCGACCCGCACTTCGCACAGGGCGACGGGGAGGTGGCGCTCACGGCGATGGAGGCGTCGCTGCGCGTGACCGTGCGGTTCGACCTGGTTCCGCAGGATGAAGCAGTCGCCTCGTTCGGCGAACTGGTGGGGCCGATGGCCGAGACGAGCGAGTTCCTCGTGCCGACGGGCATGGACGAAGACCTCGACGTCGCCGTGCAGAACTGCGTGCGAGCCGCCCTCGCACTGCTCGAGGCACGCTACGGCATGGACCGCGCCCTCGCCTACGCCTACCTCAGCGCCGCCACCGACTTCGACATCTCGCAGGTCGTCGACATCGTGAAAGGCGTGCACGCGCGGGTGCGGGTCGCCGACTTCGCCGGTGTCGCAGCGGGGGTGAAGCACCGTGGTTGA
- a CDS encoding AtzH-like domain-containing protein: protein MVEGWVDDFEAQFADDADARAVRAGMGPDGEVVDEEAGADVVREPVFAAGDDAPEGVTSIDGVLDDETLDELLRALRGYEAALMANDLDALDRFFAPGPATLRGDTAALLVGHDRISAFRGLRGGVPPRSLTEVHLRVVAGSNPLSVLVVSVSVPAKGGSGLQTQLWTRLDTGWAISAAHVHAAAPAVDGRIWRVAGAPLVPPAGSGPLDGMTVAVKDLFAVRGFAIGAGVPEYLATAPFENDDADAVAALRASGASVVGIAQTDEFAYSVAGRNVHSGTTPNPAVPGAIGGGSSSGPASAVALGQATIGLGTDTGGSIRVPASYQGLWGIRTTHGSVSARGLLPLAPTFDTVGWLTRTPEVLRAAAVATFGAGAGAAAGAGAGGSAALESGFVVCADLVAGCTPEVQEAFDHVTDELVFGLVDQVDLGDLDAVFAAFRTVQGAEAWRQHGAWISEHPGALGPDIAERFETGSRVTAAEEDAARALLAEARHRFDEVLAGRVLLLPSASSSAPALDASAEVIASVRAATLRMTSVAGAGGYPAVSAPLLRVPAPGGTAPVGLCFIGPRGTDLPLLDLATSVATHLTP, encoded by the coding sequence GTGGTTGAGGGCTGGGTCGACGACTTCGAGGCGCAGTTCGCCGACGACGCGGATGCGCGAGCGGTGCGGGCGGGGATGGGCCCCGACGGCGAGGTCGTCGACGAGGAGGCCGGCGCCGACGTCGTGCGCGAACCCGTCTTCGCCGCCGGTGACGATGCCCCCGAGGGCGTGACCTCGATCGACGGTGTGCTCGACGACGAGACGCTCGACGAGCTGCTCCGGGCCCTTCGCGGGTACGAGGCGGCCCTCATGGCGAACGACCTCGACGCGCTCGACCGCTTCTTCGCTCCCGGCCCCGCCACGCTCCGCGGCGACACGGCGGCCCTGCTCGTGGGTCACGATCGCATCAGCGCGTTCCGTGGGCTGCGCGGGGGCGTTCCCCCGCGCAGCCTCACCGAGGTGCACCTGCGGGTGGTCGCCGGGTCGAACCCGCTCTCCGTGCTCGTGGTATCGGTCAGCGTGCCCGCGAAAGGCGGCTCGGGTTTGCAGACGCAGCTCTGGACCCGCCTCGACACCGGGTGGGCGATCTCGGCGGCCCACGTGCACGCTGCGGCGCCCGCGGTCGACGGCCGCATCTGGCGCGTGGCGGGAGCGCCGCTCGTTCCGCCGGCAGGCAGCGGCCCGCTCGACGGCATGACCGTGGCGGTGAAAGACCTGTTCGCGGTGCGCGGGTTCGCGATCGGTGCCGGGGTACCCGAGTATCTCGCGACGGCGCCGTTCGAGAACGACGATGCGGATGCGGTGGCTGCTCTGCGCGCATCCGGAGCGTCGGTGGTGGGCATCGCCCAGACCGACGAGTTCGCCTACAGCGTCGCCGGCCGCAACGTGCACTCGGGCACCACGCCGAACCCGGCCGTGCCGGGAGCGATCGGCGGGGGTTCGTCGAGCGGACCGGCGTCGGCGGTCGCCCTCGGGCAGGCGACGATCGGGCTCGGCACCGACACGGGCGGGTCGATCAGGGTGCCGGCGTCGTATCAGGGGCTGTGGGGCATCCGTACGACCCACGGGTCGGTGTCGGCGCGCGGACTGCTGCCCCTCGCGCCGACGTTCGACACGGTCGGGTGGCTGACCCGCACGCCCGAGGTGCTGCGGGCGGCGGCGGTGGCGACGTTCGGAGCCGGTGCCGGGGCCGCGGCCGGCGCCGGGGCCGGCGGCTCGGCCGCGCTCGAGTCGGGCTTCGTCGTGTGCGCCGACCTCGTGGCGGGCTGCACGCCCGAGGTGCAGGAGGCGTTCGACCACGTCACCGACGAGCTCGTGTTCGGGCTCGTCGACCAGGTCGACCTCGGTGATCTCGACGCCGTGTTCGCGGCTTTCCGCACCGTGCAGGGCGCCGAGGCCTGGCGTCAGCACGGGGCGTGGATCTCCGAGCATCCGGGGGCCCTCGGCCCCGACATCGCCGAGCGCTTCGAGACCGGGTCGCGCGTGACGGCCGCGGAGGAGGACGCGGCCCGCGCCCTCCTCGCCGAGGCCCGCCACCGCTTCGACGAGGTGCTCGCCGGCCGCGTGCTGCTCCTGCCCTCGGCGTCGTCGTCGGCGCCCGCGCTCGACGCCTCGGCCGAGGTGATCGCCTCGGTGCGGGCCGCCACCCTGCGCATGACCTCGGTGGCGGGCGCAGGCGGGTACCCCGCCGTCTCGGCCCCCCTGCTGCGGGTGCCGGCCCCGGGCGGCACCGCCCCCGTCGGCCTCTGCTTCATCGGCCCCCGCGGCACCGACCTCCCCCTCCTCGACCTCGCCACATCCGTCGCCACGCATCTCACCCCCTGA
- a CDS encoding alanine--glyoxylate aminotransferase family protein, translating to MGGEKQDFRGVVIVAQPVNPPTRLLMGPGPINADPRVLRAMSAQLVGQYDPVMTAYMNETMGLYREVFRTRNEQTLLIDGTSRAGIEAAIVSLVEPGDRVLVPVFGRFGHLLREIAERAGAEVHVIEREWGTVFTLAELEQAIAATKPKLLAVVHGDTSTTVAQPLEGVGELCAKHGVLFYTDVTASLAGNEFDTDALGLDAVTAGLQKCLGGPSGSAPATFSARAVEVIDSRKSIEAGIASEGDVVRAARIRSNYFDLAMIFDYWGEKRLNHHTEATSMLYGARECARLLVEEGLANAVERHRLHGAAMLAGVGGLGLETFGDLAVKMNNVVAVKIPAGVDGDAVRGELLNDFGIEIGTSFGPLHGKVWRIGTMGYNARKDAVLTTLAALEQVLRRQGAAVVGGGGVGAAYEVYQDAVSNTAAGTRVGVGVGVETRASAGAGAGTAAAPIPAEEIAR from the coding sequence ATGGGAGGAGAGAAACAGGATTTTCGAGGAGTCGTCATCGTCGCACAGCCCGTGAACCCGCCCACCCGCCTCCTGATGGGGCCGGGGCCGATCAACGCCGACCCGCGTGTGCTGCGTGCCATGTCGGCGCAGCTGGTGGGGCAGTACGACCCCGTCATGACGGCCTACATGAACGAGACGATGGGGCTGTACCGCGAGGTCTTCCGCACGCGGAACGAGCAGACGCTGCTGATCGACGGCACCTCGCGGGCCGGCATCGAGGCGGCGATCGTGTCGCTGGTGGAGCCGGGCGACCGGGTGCTGGTGCCCGTCTTCGGCCGCTTCGGGCATCTGCTGCGCGAGATCGCCGAGCGGGCGGGGGCCGAGGTGCACGTCATCGAGCGCGAGTGGGGAACCGTCTTCACCCTCGCCGAGCTCGAGCAGGCCATCGCCGCTACGAAGCCCAAGCTGCTCGCCGTCGTGCACGGCGACACGAGCACCACGGTCGCCCAGCCCCTCGAGGGCGTCGGCGAACTCTGCGCGAAGCACGGCGTGCTGTTCTACACCGACGTCACCGCGAGTCTCGCCGGCAACGAGTTCGACACGGACGCTCTCGGCCTCGACGCCGTCACCGCCGGCCTGCAGAAATGCCTGGGCGGGCCCTCGGGGTCGGCGCCCGCCACCTTCTCGGCTCGGGCCGTCGAGGTCATCGACTCCCGCAAGAGCATCGAGGCGGGCATCGCGTCGGAGGGCGACGTGGTGCGGGCGGCGCGCATCCGTTCGAACTACTTCGACCTCGCCATGATCTTCGACTACTGGGGTGAGAAGCGCCTCAACCACCACACCGAGGCCACCTCGATGCTGTACGGCGCCCGCGAGTGCGCCAGGCTGCTCGTCGAGGAAGGACTCGCGAACGCGGTGGAGCGGCACCGCCTGCACGGCGCCGCGATGCTCGCCGGTGTCGGCGGGCTCGGCTTGGAGACCTTCGGCGACCTGGCCGTGAAGATGAACAACGTGGTGGCGGTGAAGATCCCCGCGGGGGTCGACGGCGACGCGGTGCGCGGCGAGCTGCTGAACGACTTCGGCATCGAGATCGGCACCTCGTTCGGTCCGCTGCACGGGAAGGTCTGGCGCATCGGCACGATGGGCTACAACGCCCGGAAGGATGCGGTGCTCACCACGCTCGCCGCGCTCGAGCAGGTGCTGCGCCGGCAGGGTGCGGCGGTCGTGGGCGGAGGTGGCGTGGGGGCCGCTTACGAGGTGTATCAGGATGCGGTGAGCAACACGGCCGCCGGCACCAGGGTGGGCGTGGGCGTGGGCGTTGAGACGCGAGCAAGCGCAGGCGCCGGCGCCGGCACCGCCGCCGCCCCCATCCCCGCCGAGGAGATCGCCCGATGA